In Streptomyces sp. NBC_01551, one DNA window encodes the following:
- the priA gene encoding bifunctional 1-(5-phosphoribosyl)-5-((5-phosphoribosylamino)methylideneamino)imidazole-4-carboxamide isomerase/phosphoribosylanthranilate isomerase PriA codes for MPVNKLELLPAVDVRDGQAVRLVHGVSGSETSYGSPLEAALAWQASGAQWLHLVDLDAAFGTGDNRALVAEITGAMDIKVELSGGIRDDASLAAALATGCTRVNLGTAALETPEWAAKAIAEHGDKIAVGLDVRGTTLKGRGWTSEGGDLYEILARLDSEGCARYVVTDIGKDGTLTGPNLELLKNVCAATDRPVVASGGISSLDDLRALAGLVPQGVEGAIVGKALYAKAFTLEEALRVVSA; via the coding sequence ATGCCCGTCAACAAGCTGGAACTCCTCCCCGCGGTCGACGTCCGCGACGGGCAGGCCGTCCGCCTCGTGCACGGGGTGTCCGGCAGCGAGACCTCCTACGGATCCCCGCTGGAGGCCGCCCTCGCCTGGCAGGCTTCCGGTGCGCAGTGGCTGCACCTCGTCGACCTGGACGCCGCCTTCGGCACCGGCGACAACCGTGCCCTGGTCGCCGAGATCACCGGCGCCATGGACATCAAGGTCGAGCTGTCCGGCGGCATCCGCGACGACGCCTCGCTCGCCGCGGCCCTCGCCACCGGCTGCACCCGCGTCAACCTCGGCACCGCCGCCCTGGAGACCCCCGAGTGGGCCGCCAAGGCCATCGCCGAGCACGGCGACAAGATCGCGGTCGGACTCGACGTACGCGGCACCACGCTCAAGGGCCGCGGCTGGACCAGCGAGGGCGGGGACCTGTACGAGATCCTGGCGCGCCTGGACTCCGAGGGCTGCGCCCGGTACGTCGTCACCGACATCGGCAAGGACGGCACGCTGACCGGCCCCAACCTGGAGCTGCTGAAGAACGTCTGCGCCGCCACCGACCGGCCCGTCGTCGCCTCCGGCGGCATCTCCTCGCTGGACGACCTGCGGGCGCTGGCCGGGCTGGTGCCGCAGGGCGTCGAGGGCGCCATCGTCGGCAAGGCCCTGTACGCCAAGGCCTTCACCCTGGAAGAGGCCCTGCGGGTGGTGTCCGCATGA
- the trpC gene encoding indole-3-glycerol phosphate synthase TrpC codes for MSVLDEIIEGVREDLAERQARVSLDELKERAAKAPQAKDGVAALRGDSVKVICEVKRSSPSKGALAAIADPAGLAADYEAGGAAVISVLTEQRRFGGSLADLEAVRARVDIPILRKDFIVTAYQLWEARAYGADLALLIVAALEQEALVSLIERAESIGLTPLVEVHDEDEVERAVAAGAKIIGVNARNLKDLKVDRSTFERVAPEIPDHIVKIAESGIRGPHDLIAYANEGADAVLVGESLVTGRDPKAAVADLVAAGAHPALRHGRS; via the coding sequence GTGAGTGTGCTCGACGAGATCATCGAAGGGGTCCGCGAAGACCTTGCCGAACGGCAGGCCCGCGTCAGCCTCGACGAGCTCAAGGAGCGTGCCGCCAAGGCGCCCCAGGCCAAGGACGGTGTCGCGGCCCTGCGCGGCGACAGCGTCAAGGTGATCTGCGAGGTCAAGCGCTCCAGCCCCTCCAAGGGCGCGCTGGCCGCCATCGCGGACCCGGCCGGGCTTGCCGCCGACTACGAGGCGGGCGGGGCGGCGGTCATCTCCGTCCTGACCGAGCAGCGCCGCTTCGGCGGCTCGCTGGCCGACCTGGAGGCCGTCCGCGCCCGCGTGGACATCCCGATCCTGCGCAAGGACTTCATCGTCACGGCGTACCAGCTGTGGGAGGCCCGCGCCTACGGCGCCGACCTCGCGCTGCTGATCGTCGCGGCCCTGGAGCAGGAGGCCCTCGTCTCCCTCATCGAGCGGGCCGAGTCCATCGGCCTGACCCCGCTCGTCGAGGTCCACGACGAGGACGAGGTCGAGCGCGCCGTCGCCGCAGGCGCCAAGATCATCGGCGTCAACGCGCGCAACCTCAAGGACCTCAAGGTCGACCGCTCCACCTTCGAGCGCGTCGCCCCCGAGATCCCGGACCACATCGTCAAGATCGCCGAATCCGGCATCCGCGGTCCGCACGACCTCATCGCCTACGCGAACGAGGGCGCCGACGCCGTCCTCGTCGGGGAGTCCCTGGTCACCGGACGCGACCCGAAGGCGGCCGTGGCCGACCTCGTCGCCGCCGGCGCCCACCCCGCCCTGCGCCACGGGCGGAGCTGA
- the hisF gene encoding imidazole glycerol phosphate synthase subunit HisF — MSLAVRVIPCLDVDNGRVVKGVNFQNLRDAGDPVEMAKLYDAEGADELTFLDITASSGNRETTYDVVRRTAEQVFIPLTVGGGVRTADDVDRLLRAGADKVGVNTAAIARPELIQEVAERFGRQVLVLSVDARRTASGSFEVTTHGGRQSAGIDAVEWAHRAAELGAGEILLNSMDADGTKDGYDTEMIAAVRKHVTVPVIASGGAGRLDHFPPAIAAGADAVLAASVFHFGDLRIGQVKDALRDAGHAVR; from the coding sequence ATGTCGCTGGCCGTACGGGTGATCCCCTGCCTGGACGTGGACAACGGACGCGTCGTCAAGGGCGTCAACTTCCAGAACCTGCGCGACGCGGGCGACCCGGTGGAGATGGCCAAGCTGTACGACGCCGAGGGCGCCGACGAGCTGACCTTCCTCGACATCACCGCGTCCTCCGGGAACCGGGAGACCACGTACGACGTGGTGCGGCGGACCGCCGAGCAGGTCTTCATCCCGCTGACCGTGGGCGGCGGCGTCCGCACCGCCGACGACGTGGACCGGCTGCTGCGGGCGGGCGCGGACAAGGTCGGCGTGAACACCGCCGCCATCGCGAGGCCCGAGCTGATCCAGGAGGTCGCGGAGCGGTTCGGCCGGCAGGTGCTGGTGCTGTCGGTGGACGCGCGGCGCACCGCCTCGGGCTCGTTCGAGGTCACCACGCACGGCGGCCGGCAGAGCGCCGGCATCGACGCCGTGGAGTGGGCGCACCGGGCGGCGGAGCTGGGCGCCGGGGAGATCCTGCTGAACTCGATGGACGCGGACGGCACGAAGGACGGGTACGACACCGAGATGATCGCGGCCGTGCGCAAGCACGTCACGGTCCCGGTGATCGCGTCGGGCGGCGCGGGCCGGCTGGACCACTTCCCGCCGGCCATCGCGGCGGGTGCCGACGCGGTGCTCGCGGCGTCGGTGTTCCACTTCGGCGACCTGCGGATCGGCCAGGTCAAGGACGCGCTTCGGGACGCGGGCCACGCCGTTCGCTGA
- a CDS encoding RidA family protein: MSTPQNPGGRTDVRRISSGGPYEDVIGYSRAVQLSNGLVLVSGCTAADGGGPYDQTITAFGVAFKALEQAGLGPEHVVRTRMYLTHARDVDDVGRAHKELFDAVRPAASMIIVSGFVDPGMVVEVEVEAFRGES; encoded by the coding sequence ATGAGCACCCCCCAGAACCCGGGCGGCCGGACCGACGTGCGGCGCATCTCGTCGGGCGGCCCGTACGAGGACGTCATCGGCTACTCGCGCGCCGTCCAGCTCTCCAACGGCCTGGTCCTCGTCTCCGGCTGCACCGCGGCCGACGGCGGCGGCCCGTACGACCAGACGATCACGGCCTTCGGCGTCGCGTTCAAGGCCCTGGAGCAGGCCGGGCTCGGCCCCGAGCACGTGGTGCGCACCCGGATGTACCTCACGCACGCCCGGGACGTCGACGATGTCGGCCGCGCCCACAAGGAGCTGTTCGACGCGGTCCGCCCGGCCGCGTCCATGATCATCGTGTCCGGTTTCGTCGACCCCGGCATGGTCGTCGAGGTCGAGGTCGAAGCCTTCCGAGGAGAGTCCTGA
- the trpB gene encoding tryptophan synthase subunit beta, whose product MSSNSFFIPDPEGHTPNAEGYFGDFGGKFIPEALVAAVDEVAVEYEKAKADPAFAAELNDLMVNYTGRPSALTEVPRFAEHAGGARIFLKREDLNHTGSHKINNVLGQALLTKRMGKTRVIAETGAGQHGVATATACALFGLDCTIYMGEIDTQRQALNVARMRMLGAEVIAVKSGSRTLKDAINEAFRDWVANVDRTHYLFGTVAGPHPFPAMVRDFHRVIGVEARRQILERAGRLPDAVAACVGGGSNAIGLFHAFIPDADVRLVGFEPAGHGVETGEHAATLTAGEPGILHGSRSYVLQDEEGQITEPYSISAGLDYPGIGPEHSYLKDSGRGEYRAVTDDAAMQALRLLSRTEGIIPAIESAHALAGALDLGKELGKDGLLVVNLSGRGDKDMDTAARYFGLYDGEGESK is encoded by the coding sequence ATGTCCAGCAACTCGTTCTTCATCCCGGACCCGGAGGGTCACACCCCGAACGCCGAGGGTTACTTCGGCGACTTCGGCGGCAAGTTCATCCCGGAGGCGCTCGTCGCCGCGGTGGACGAGGTCGCCGTCGAGTACGAGAAGGCCAAGGCCGACCCTGCCTTCGCGGCCGAGCTCAACGACCTGATGGTCAACTACACGGGCCGGCCCAGCGCCCTCACCGAGGTGCCCCGCTTCGCCGAGCACGCCGGCGGCGCGCGGATCTTCCTCAAGCGCGAGGACCTCAACCACACCGGCTCGCACAAGATCAACAACGTGCTGGGCCAGGCGCTGCTCACCAAGCGCATGGGCAAGACCCGCGTCATCGCCGAGACCGGCGCCGGCCAGCACGGCGTGGCCACCGCCACCGCCTGCGCCCTCTTCGGCCTCGACTGCACCATCTACATGGGCGAGATCGACACCCAGCGCCAGGCCCTGAACGTGGCCCGCATGCGCATGCTGGGCGCCGAGGTCATCGCGGTGAAGTCCGGCTCCCGCACGCTCAAGGACGCCATCAACGAGGCGTTCCGCGACTGGGTCGCCAACGTGGACCGGACCCACTACCTCTTCGGCACCGTCGCCGGCCCGCACCCCTTCCCGGCCATGGTCCGCGACTTCCACCGGGTCATCGGCGTCGAGGCCCGCCGCCAGATCCTGGAGCGCGCCGGCCGGCTGCCCGACGCCGTGGCGGCCTGCGTCGGCGGCGGCTCCAACGCCATCGGCCTCTTCCACGCCTTCATCCCGGACGCCGACGTCCGCCTGGTCGGCTTCGAGCCCGCCGGACACGGCGTCGAGACCGGCGAGCACGCGGCCACGCTGACCGCCGGCGAGCCGGGCATCCTGCACGGCTCCCGCAGTTACGTCCTCCAGGACGAGGAGGGCCAGATCACCGAGCCGTACTCCATCTCGGCCGGCCTGGACTACCCCGGCATCGGCCCGGAGCACTCCTACCTCAAGGACTCCGGCCGCGGCGAGTACCGCGCGGTCACCGACGACGCGGCGATGCAGGCCCTGCGCCTGCTCTCGCGCACCGAGGGCATCATCCCGGCCATCGAGTCGGCGCACGCCCTCGCGGGCGCCCTCGACCTGGGCAAGGAGCTCGGCAAGGACGGCCTGCTGGTCGTCAACCTGTCCGGTCGCGGCGACAAGGACATGGACACGGCGGCCCGCTACTTCGGGCTGTACGACGGCGAGGGGGAGTCGAAGTGA
- a CDS encoding anthranilate synthase component I, with amino-acid sequence MDLETFRKLAVDRRVIPVSRKLLADGDTPVGLYRKLAAERPGTFLLESAENGRSWSRYSFVGVRSDATLTVREGQAHWIGAAPVGVPTDGDPLDALRATVQALHTPRDLAAGMPPFTGGMVGYLGYDIVRRLERIGEHTEDDLKLPELTMLLTSDLAVLDHWDGTVQLIANAINHNDLDTGVDEAYADAVARLDAMEADLARPAPYAPTPLPASELPEFSALWGGAKYQAAVEDVKERIRAGEAFQVVPSQRFETPCQASALDVYRVLRATNPSPYMYLFRFENGFDVVGSSPEALVKVEDGTAMVHPIAGTRHRGATPQEDHDLAEELMADPKERAEHLMLVDLGRNDLGRVCEPGSVEVVDFMSIERYSHVMHIVSTVTGRVAEGKTAFDVLTACFPAGTLSGAPKPRAMQIIEELEPSRRGLYGGCVGYLDFAGDSDTAIAIRTALLRDGTAYVQAGAGVVADSVPELEDLECRNKAAAVLRAVGAANRLHGA; translated from the coding sequence ATGGATCTTGAGACGTTCCGCAAGCTCGCGGTCGACCGCCGCGTCATCCCCGTCAGCCGCAAGCTGCTGGCGGACGGGGACACCCCCGTGGGTCTCTACCGCAAGCTGGCCGCCGAACGGCCCGGCACCTTCCTGCTGGAGTCCGCGGAGAACGGCCGCTCCTGGTCCCGCTACTCCTTCGTCGGCGTGCGCTCGGACGCGACCTTGACCGTCCGCGAAGGACAGGCGCACTGGATCGGGGCCGCGCCCGTCGGCGTACCCACCGACGGCGACCCGCTCGACGCCCTGCGCGCCACCGTCCAGGCCCTGCACACGCCCCGCGACCTCGCGGCCGGCATGCCGCCCTTCACCGGCGGCATGGTCGGCTACCTCGGCTACGACATCGTGCGCCGCCTGGAGCGCATCGGCGAGCACACCGAGGACGACCTCAAGCTGCCCGAGCTGACCATGCTGCTCACCTCCGACCTGGCGGTCCTCGACCACTGGGACGGCACCGTCCAGCTCATCGCCAACGCCATCAACCACAACGACCTCGACACCGGCGTGGACGAGGCGTACGCCGACGCGGTGGCGCGGCTCGACGCCATGGAGGCCGACCTCGCGCGGCCCGCGCCCTACGCGCCCACCCCGCTGCCCGCCTCCGAGCTCCCGGAGTTCTCGGCGCTGTGGGGCGGCGCGAAGTACCAGGCCGCCGTCGAGGACGTGAAGGAGCGCATCCGCGCCGGCGAGGCCTTCCAGGTGGTGCCCTCGCAGCGGTTCGAGACCCCCTGCCAGGCCTCCGCGCTGGACGTCTACCGGGTGCTGCGGGCCACCAACCCGTCCCCGTACATGTACCTGTTCCGCTTCGAGAACGGCTTCGACGTCGTCGGCTCCAGCCCCGAGGCGCTGGTCAAGGTCGAGGACGGCACCGCCATGGTCCACCCGATCGCGGGCACCCGGCACCGCGGCGCCACACCGCAGGAGGACCACGACCTCGCCGAGGAGCTGATGGCCGATCCCAAGGAGCGCGCCGAGCACCTCATGCTCGTCGACCTGGGCCGCAACGACCTCGGCCGGGTCTGCGAGCCGGGGTCGGTGGAGGTCGTCGACTTCATGTCGATCGAGCGCTACTCCCACGTGATGCACATCGTCTCCACCGTCACCGGACGGGTCGCCGAGGGCAAGACCGCCTTCGACGTGCTCACCGCCTGCTTCCCGGCCGGCACCCTCTCCGGCGCGCCCAAGCCGCGCGCCATGCAGATCATCGAGGAGCTGGAGCCCTCCCGCCGCGGCCTGTACGGGGGCTGCGTCGGGTACCTCGACTTCGCCGGGGACTCCGACACGGCCATCGCCATCCGCACCGCGCTGCTGCGCGACGGGACGGCGTACGTCCAGGCCGGCGCCGGGGTCGTCGCCGACTCGGTGCCCGAGCTGGAGGACCTGGAGTGCCGCAACAAGGCCGCCGCGGTGCTCCGCGCGGTCGGAGCGGCCAACCGCCTCCACGGCGCCTGA
- the hisH gene encoding imidazole glycerol phosphate synthase subunit HisH gives MSAARPTKTVVVFDYGFGNVRSAERALARAGADVEITRDYDKAMDADGLLVPGVGAFSACMRGLKDARGDWIIGRRLSGGRPVMGICVGMQILFERGIEHGVETEGLDEWPGTVEPLRAPIVPHMGWNTVDAPADSQAFKGLDADSRFYFVHSYAVRDWSLEVTNPVIRAPKVTWATHGEPFVAAVENGALWATQFHPEKSGDAGAQLLTNWIETL, from the coding sequence ATGAGCGCAGCACGCCCCACCAAGACGGTCGTGGTCTTCGACTACGGCTTCGGAAACGTCCGCTCCGCCGAGCGCGCCCTCGCGCGGGCCGGCGCGGACGTCGAGATCACCCGGGACTACGACAAGGCCATGGACGCCGACGGGCTCCTCGTCCCCGGCGTCGGTGCCTTCTCCGCCTGCATGCGGGGCCTCAAGGACGCCCGCGGCGACTGGATCATCGGCCGCCGGCTCTCCGGCGGGCGCCCGGTCATGGGCATCTGCGTGGGCATGCAGATCCTCTTCGAGCGCGGCATCGAGCACGGCGTCGAGACCGAGGGCCTCGACGAGTGGCCCGGCACGGTCGAGCCGCTGCGCGCCCCGATCGTCCCGCACATGGGCTGGAACACCGTGGACGCCCCGGCCGACAGCCAGGCCTTCAAGGGGCTGGACGCCGACTCCCGGTTCTACTTCGTGCACTCGTACGCCGTGCGCGACTGGAGCCTGGAGGTCACCAACCCGGTGATCCGCGCGCCCAAGGTCACCTGGGCCACGCACGGCGAGCCGTTCGTGGCGGCGGTGGAGAACGGGGCACTGTGGGCCACCCAGTTCCACCCCGAGAAGTCCGGCGACGCCGGAGCCCAGCTCCTCACCAACTGGATCGAGACCCTCTGA
- a CDS encoding HGxxPAAW family protein, whose translation MAGTSHGHTPAAWTGVIIAFIGFCISGAFMVLANPVGFWAGLVVVALGGVVGMAMKAAGMGAPKSAHEDLAVVIAANKAAAKV comes from the coding sequence ATGGCGGGCACTAGCCACGGACACACCCCGGCCGCCTGGACCGGTGTCATCATCGCCTTCATCGGTTTCTGCATCTCCGGTGCCTTCATGGTGCTCGCGAACCCGGTCGGCTTCTGGGCCGGCCTGGTCGTCGTCGCACTCGGCGGTGTCGTGGGCATGGCCATGAAGGCCGCGGGCATGGGCGCGCCGAAGTCCGCCCACGAGGACCTGGCCGTGGTCATCGCCGCCAACAAGGCCGCCGCCAAGGTCTGA
- a CDS encoding TIGR02234 family membrane protein: MSAVPPPRNDPAPEPDPASEAEAAESPAGRAGRRSVAVALLCGALGATVVLLASGRVWARGSAAVADGSLPLAADGRAVTGLPAALAIVGLAALVAVFAVRGRGRLLVSGLLALSGLGAALAAVAGAEDREALDAEAARTTADTAAQVMGLSHTVWPYITASGAVLILLAGLLALRYGSGWPAMGGRYERDGSPRTRKPVAVDPDRPEDLWKALDRGEDPTHRPDGD, from the coding sequence GTGAGTGCCGTACCCCCGCCCCGAAACGATCCCGCGCCCGAGCCGGACCCCGCGTCCGAGGCCGAGGCCGCGGAAAGCCCGGCCGGTCGCGCCGGCCGCCGCAGCGTGGCCGTCGCCCTGCTGTGCGGCGCGCTCGGCGCCACCGTCGTCCTGCTCGCCTCCGGCCGGGTCTGGGCCCGGGGCAGCGCCGCCGTCGCGGACGGCTCGCTCCCGCTGGCCGCGGACGGACGGGCCGTCACCGGGCTCCCGGCGGCCCTGGCCATCGTCGGCCTCGCCGCCCTGGTCGCGGTGTTCGCCGTACGCGGCAGGGGCCGGCTGCTGGTCTCCGGACTGCTCGCGCTGAGCGGCCTGGGCGCCGCCCTGGCCGCGGTGGCCGGCGCGGAGGACCGCGAGGCGCTGGACGCCGAGGCCGCCCGTACCACCGCGGACACAGCCGCGCAGGTGATGGGACTGAGCCATACGGTGTGGCCGTACATCACCGCCTCCGGAGCCGTCCTGATCCTGCTCGCGGGCCTGCTCGCCCTGCGGTACGGCAGCGGCTGGCCCGCGATGGGCGGCCGCTACGAGCGCGACGGGAGCCCGCGGACGCGCAAACCGGTCGCGGTGGACCCGGACCGGCCGGAGGACTTGTGGAAGGCTCTGGACCGGGGCGAGGACCCCACGCACCGGCCGGACGGCGACTGA
- a CDS encoding DUF2752 domain-containing protein — protein sequence MTGENQLVDASPRTPDRAPVPPAPVLPAPLVPAPVPVVPASRVRRLAVPALTLASVAAAFAYVGTVDPNEPGHYPVCPLFRLTGILCPGCGGLRSAHAFAHGDLVTALGANAMAVIGYFGFAAFMILWLARAYRGGPTPRFTLKPRYWWAVAVVALVFCVIRNLPFGSALAP from the coding sequence ATGACCGGAGAGAATCAGCTGGTGGACGCCTCCCCTCGCACCCCCGACCGCGCGCCGGTGCCGCCCGCGCCGGTGCTGCCCGCGCCGCTCGTGCCCGCGCCCGTGCCCGTCGTACCGGCCTCCCGGGTGCGCAGGCTGGCCGTCCCGGCGCTCACGCTGGCCTCGGTCGCGGCCGCCTTCGCGTACGTGGGCACCGTGGACCCCAACGAACCGGGCCACTACCCGGTCTGTCCGCTGTTCCGGCTCACCGGGATCCTGTGTCCCGGCTGCGGCGGACTGCGCAGCGCCCACGCGTTCGCCCACGGCGATCTCGTCACCGCCCTCGGGGCGAACGCCATGGCCGTGATCGGCTACTTCGGATTCGCCGCGTTCATGATCCTGTGGCTCGCGCGCGCCTACCGCGGCGGACCCACCCCCAGGTTCACCCTGAAACCGCGGTACTGGTGGGCGGTCGCAGTGGTGGCCCTCGTCTTCTGCGTCATCCGGAATCTGCCCTTCGGCTCCGCCCTGGCGCCCTGA
- a CDS encoding TIGR03085 family metal-binding protein: MSTHAKRERLLLADLLEAAGPQAPTLCEGWRARELAAHVVVRERRPDAAGGLLLNVLKARLDKAMEEYTAKPYEELIQLIRTGPPKMSVYSLKQIDEAANAVEFYVHAEDVRRAQPDWSPRELDPVFSDALWSRLERLARLTGRRSPVGLVLRRPNGQTSVAHKGTPVVTVTGEPGELTLFCFGRQDAAAVELDGPKEAIAKLTVAKLGI; the protein is encoded by the coding sequence ATGTCTACCCATGCGAAGCGTGAACGCCTGCTGCTGGCGGACCTGTTGGAGGCGGCGGGCCCACAGGCGCCGACGCTGTGCGAGGGCTGGCGCGCGCGGGAGCTGGCGGCGCACGTGGTCGTCCGCGAGCGCCGGCCGGACGCGGCGGGCGGTCTGCTGCTGAACGTGCTGAAGGCGCGCCTGGACAAGGCGATGGAGGAGTACACGGCCAAGCCGTACGAGGAACTGATCCAGCTGATCAGGACCGGCCCGCCGAAGATGTCGGTGTACTCGCTGAAGCAGATCGACGAGGCGGCGAACGCGGTGGAGTTCTACGTCCACGCCGAGGACGTCCGGCGCGCCCAGCCGGACTGGTCGCCGCGGGAGCTGGACCCGGTGTTCTCGGATGCGCTGTGGTCCCGCCTGGAGAGGCTGGCCCGCCTGACGGGCCGCCGCTCCCCGGTGGGCCTGGTGCTGCGCCGCCCGAACGGCCAGACGTCGGTGGCGCACAAGGGCACCCCGGTGGTGACGGTCACGGGCGAGCCGGGCGAGCTGACGCTGTTCTGCTTCGGCCGCCAGGACGCCGCCGCCGTGGAACTGGACGGCCCGAAGGAGGCCATCGCCAAGCTGACGGTGGCCAAGCTCGGCATCTGA
- the trpM gene encoding tryptophan biosynthesis modulator TrpM has protein sequence MTPNRPSVRTRPGHGPAGVPTAHAPLARGCRPRGCRAPARRVHGRRVRYVIGSEPGQVNGMRWRTSEAL, from the coding sequence ATGACCCCCAACCGCCCCTCCGTCCGCACCCGACCGGGCCACGGCCCGGCCGGAGTGCCGACGGCGCACGCGCCCCTGGCGCGCGGCTGCCGCCCCCGCGGCTGCCGCGCCCCGGCCCGGCGCGTCCACGGGCGGCGGGTCCGGTACGTGATCGGCTCCGAGCCCGGTCAGGTCAACGGCATGCGATGGCGCACCTCCGAAGCGCTGTGA
- the trpA gene encoding tryptophan synthase subunit alpha has product MSTDTAKGNIQLLSDTLAKAKSEDRAALVAYLPAGFPTVDGAIEAVKAVVAGGADVVEIGLPHSDPVLDGAIIQTADDIALRGGVKIADVLRTVREAHEATGAPILVMTYWNPIDRYGVERFTAELAAAGGAGCILPDLPVQESALWREHAAKHGLATVFVVAPSSKDERLATITEAGSGFVYAASLMGVTGTRESVGNQAQDLVRRTRATAGARRGLPVCVGLGVSNAVQAKEVAGFADGVIVGSAFVKLLLDAPDLPAGLAAVRALAGELAEGVRRS; this is encoded by the coding sequence GTGAGCACGGACACCGCCAAGGGGAACATCCAGCTGCTGAGCGACACCCTCGCCAAGGCGAAGTCCGAGGACCGCGCGGCCCTCGTCGCCTACCTCCCGGCGGGCTTCCCCACCGTGGACGGGGCCATCGAGGCGGTCAAGGCCGTCGTCGCGGGCGGCGCGGACGTCGTCGAGATCGGCCTCCCGCACAGCGACCCGGTCCTGGACGGCGCGATCATCCAGACCGCCGACGACATCGCCCTGCGCGGCGGTGTCAAGATCGCCGACGTGCTGCGCACCGTACGGGAGGCCCACGAGGCCACCGGGGCCCCGATCCTGGTCATGACGTACTGGAACCCGATCGACCGCTACGGCGTCGAGCGGTTCACCGCCGAGCTGGCGGCGGCGGGCGGCGCGGGCTGCATCCTGCCCGACCTGCCGGTCCAGGAGTCCGCGCTGTGGCGCGAGCACGCGGCGAAGCACGGCCTCGCGACCGTCTTCGTCGTGGCCCCCAGCAGCAAGGACGAGCGGCTCGCCACCATCACGGAGGCCGGCTCCGGCTTCGTCTACGCCGCCTCGCTGATGGGCGTCACCGGCACCCGCGAGTCGGTCGGCAACCAGGCCCAGGACCTGGTGCGCCGCACCCGCGCCACGGCCGGTGCCCGCCGTGGCCTCCCCGTCTGCGTCGGCCTCGGCGTCTCCAACGCCGTCCAGGCCAAGGAGGTCGCGGGCTTCGCCGACGGGGTGATCGTCGGCTCGGCCTTCGTGAAGCTGCTGCTGGACGCGCCGGACCTGCCGGCCGGGCTGGCCGCCGTACGGGCGCTGGCGGGCGAGCTTGCGGAAGGCGTACGCAGGAGCTGA
- the hisI gene encoding phosphoribosyl-AMP cyclohydrolase, translating into MSSMSTSSLDPAIAARLKRSADGLIPAIAQQYDTGEVLMLGWMDDEALHRTLTTGRCTYWSRSRQEYWVKGDTSGHFQHVKSVALDCDADTVLVKVDQVGAACHTGARTCFDADVLLRAAD; encoded by the coding sequence ATGTCCTCCATGAGTACGTCCTCCCTCGACCCCGCCATCGCGGCCCGCCTCAAGCGCTCCGCGGACGGTCTGATCCCCGCCATCGCCCAGCAGTACGACACCGGTGAGGTGCTGATGCTCGGCTGGATGGACGACGAGGCCCTGCACCGCACGCTGACCACCGGCCGCTGCACGTACTGGTCGCGAAGCCGCCAGGAGTACTGGGTCAAGGGGGACACGTCCGGCCACTTCCAGCACGTGAAGTCGGTGGCCCTCGACTGCGACGCCGATACCGTGCTCGTCAAGGTCGACCAGGTCGGAGCCGCCTGCCACACCGGCGCCCGCACCTGCTTCGACGCCGATGTCCTCCTCCGCGCCGCCGACTAG